The following proteins come from a genomic window of Mycobacterium sp. DL:
- a CDS encoding HNH endonuclease signature motif containing protein has product MSSAAPCFIPSPPRGARLEVLFEELSELAGQRNAIDGRIVDIVAEIDRDGLWATTGAKTVSALVAWKLGTSPHNAETLVTVAERVETFPRCLDALREGRFSLDQVGVIAERAADGSDDHYALLTESATVSQLRIALRAEPRPEPDPTPEPDPDGESEPQPPPEPERTISKISDHTHTTYRIRLPHAEAATVDAALASHLDGLVADWKHHHDTAEPASDQAPPFPSTIDAFMSLIEAGWDTEVARRPHGQRTTAVIHVDANSHVAALHLGPLLSDADRQYLLCDATCEVWFERHGQVIGAGRATRTVNRRLRRALEHRDRCCVVPGCGATRGLHAHHLRHWEDGGLTELCNLALVCPYHHRAHHRGLITITGPADRLVVTDHTGQPLTNRSLARPPTTPPPPVNPYPGPTGERAQWKWYHPYQPKPPPTN; this is encoded by the coding sequence ATGTCCTCGGCTGCACCATGTTTCATCCCGAGCCCGCCCCGGGGGGCGCGGCTGGAGGTGTTGTTCGAGGAACTCTCTGAGCTGGCCGGGCAACGGAATGCGATCGACGGGCGCATCGTCGATATCGTCGCCGAGATCGACCGCGACGGGCTGTGGGCGACGACCGGCGCCAAAACGGTCTCTGCGCTGGTGGCCTGGAAACTGGGCACCTCCCCGCACAACGCCGAGACCCTGGTCACCGTCGCCGAACGGGTCGAGACGTTCCCGCGCTGCCTCGACGCGCTCCGCGAGGGCCGGTTCTCCCTCGATCAGGTCGGTGTGATCGCCGAACGTGCCGCCGACGGCTCCGATGACCACTACGCGCTGCTGACCGAGAGCGCCACGGTCTCCCAACTGCGGATCGCGCTGCGGGCCGAACCCCGACCCGAACCCGACCCCACACCCGAACCCGATCCCGATGGTGAGTCCGAACCGCAGCCCCCGCCCGAACCCGAACGCACGATCAGCAAAATCAGCGACCACACCCACACCACCTACCGGATCCGTCTCCCCCACGCCGAAGCCGCCACCGTCGACGCCGCCCTGGCCTCGCACCTCGACGGGTTGGTCGCCGACTGGAAACACCACCACGACACCGCCGAACCCGCGTCAGATCAGGCACCGCCGTTTCCGAGCACCATCGATGCGTTCATGAGTCTCATCGAGGCCGGGTGGGACACCGAGGTGGCCCGCCGCCCACACGGACAGCGCACCACCGCGGTGATCCACGTCGACGCCAACTCCCACGTCGCCGCCCTGCACCTCGGACCGCTGCTCTCCGACGCTGACCGCCAGTACCTGCTCTGCGACGCGACGTGTGAGGTGTGGTTCGAACGCCACGGCCAGGTGATCGGCGCCGGGCGGGCCACCCGCACGGTGAACCGGCGGCTGCGCCGGGCGCTGGAACACCGCGACCGCTGCTGCGTGGTCCCCGGCTGCGGCGCGACCCGCGGCCTGCACGCCCACCACCTGCGGCACTGGGAAGACGGCGGCCTCACCGAGCTGTGCAACCTGGCGCTGGTCTGCCCCTACCATCACCGCGCCCATCACCGCGGGCTGATCACCATCACCGGCCCCGCCGACCGACTGGTCGTCACCGACCACACCGGCCAACCACTCACCAACCGGTCCCTGGCCCGACCCCCCACCACACCACCACCACCAGTGAACCCCTACCCCGGACCCACCGGCGAACGCGCCCAATGGAAGTGGTACCACCCCTACCAACCCAAACCACCACCGACCAATTAG
- a CDS encoding 2Fe-2S iron-sulfur cluster-binding protein, which yields MSIRIEIDGAAVSTEAGATLVDVAADAGVYIPTLCYLRGEPCLGTCRVCAVKVNGTVAAACTVHVTDGMTVEVDEPDTADMRKALVELLFSEGNHNCPSCEKSGRCTLQAVGYEVDMLVSRFPYRFPVRERDHVSERIWLERDRCIFCQRCVEFVRDETDGQKIFSISGRGSESQIEVDAERADAMPVEQVRYAVEICPVGAILEKRVGFDVPIGRRKYEVKSVRDRALDSGDGPGAP from the coding sequence ATGAGCATCCGGATCGAGATCGACGGAGCCGCGGTCTCGACCGAGGCGGGTGCGACCCTTGTCGACGTCGCAGCCGACGCCGGCGTGTACATCCCGACGCTGTGTTACCTGCGGGGTGAACCGTGCCTCGGCACCTGCCGGGTGTGCGCGGTCAAGGTCAACGGCACGGTGGCCGCGGCCTGCACCGTCCATGTCACCGACGGGATGACGGTGGAGGTGGACGAACCGGACACCGCCGACATGCGGAAGGCACTGGTAGAGCTGTTGTTCTCCGAAGGTAACCACAACTGTCCGAGTTGTGAGAAGAGTGGACGCTGCACTCTGCAGGCGGTCGGCTACGAGGTGGACATGCTGGTGTCGCGCTTTCCCTACCGGTTCCCGGTCCGGGAGCGTGACCATGTGTCCGAACGGATTTGGCTGGAGCGGGATCGTTGCATCTTCTGCCAACGCTGTGTGGAGTTCGTTCGTGACGAGACCGACGGGCAGAAGATCTTCAGCATCAGTGGGCGCGGCAGCGAGTCACAGATCGAGGTCGACGCCGAGCGGGCCGATGCGATGCCCGTCGAACAGGTTCGGTATGCCGTGGAGATCTGCCCCGTGGGCGCCATCCTCGAGAAGCGGGTCGGTTTCGACGTGCCGATCGGCAGGCGCAAGTACGAGGTGAAGTCCGTTCGCGACCGGGCTCTGGACTCGGGGGACGGGCCGGGAGCCCCGTGA
- a CDS encoding Ni/Fe hydrogenase subunit alpha, translated as MSRKIVIDPVTRIEGHGKVTVNLDDDGNVVDARLHVVEFRGFEKFVQGHPFWEAPMLMQRICGICFVSHHLCGAKVLDDMIGAGGHGGMGVTRTAEKIRRLGHYAQMLQSHATAYFYLVVPEMMFGMDAAPEQRNLLGLIEADPALMRRVIMLRKWGQEVIKTVFGRRMHGINSVPGGVDKNVSRAECDRLLNGEEGLPSIDEVIDYAQEGLRLFYEFHDTNRSAVDAFAHVPALNMSLVGADGDVDYYHGVLRIVDEEKRVVSEFDYHDYLDHFSEAVEKWSYMKFPFLKDLGREKGSVRVGPLARMNITKSLSTPLAAEALERFHAYTGGAANNMTLHTNWARTIEVLHAAELIEGLLHDPDLQRDDLLVTPAASAWVGEGVGVVEAPRGTLLHHYRAGEEGDITFANLIVATTHNNEVLNRTVRSVADDYLVGHGEITEGMMNAIEVGIRAFDPCLSCATHAFGQMPLIVTVRDPSGTVINERVRS; from the coding sequence GTGAGCAGAAAGATCGTCATCGACCCCGTCACCCGCATCGAGGGCCACGGCAAGGTGACCGTGAACCTCGACGACGACGGCAACGTCGTTGATGCCCGACTGCACGTCGTCGAGTTCCGCGGATTCGAGAAATTCGTTCAAGGCCACCCGTTCTGGGAGGCGCCGATGCTGATGCAGCGGATCTGCGGGATCTGTTTTGTCAGCCACCATCTGTGTGGGGCCAAGGTACTCGACGACATGATCGGTGCGGGCGGGCACGGGGGGATGGGCGTGACACGAACCGCCGAGAAGATCCGTCGTCTCGGTCATTACGCGCAGATGCTGCAATCACATGCAACGGCCTACTTCTATCTGGTGGTGCCCGAGATGATGTTCGGGATGGATGCCGCGCCCGAGCAGCGCAACCTGCTCGGTCTGATCGAGGCCGATCCCGCGTTGATGCGGCGGGTGATCATGCTGCGCAAGTGGGGCCAGGAAGTGATCAAGACCGTCTTCGGCAGGAGGATGCACGGCATCAACTCGGTGCCCGGTGGAGTCGACAAGAATGTGAGCCGTGCCGAATGCGACAGGCTGCTCAACGGCGAGGAGGGACTGCCGTCGATCGACGAGGTCATCGACTACGCCCAGGAAGGCCTTCGGCTGTTCTACGAGTTCCACGACACGAACCGAAGTGCGGTGGACGCCTTCGCGCACGTTCCGGCACTGAACATGTCGCTGGTCGGCGCCGACGGGGATGTGGACTACTACCACGGTGTGCTGCGCATCGTCGACGAGGAGAAGCGCGTCGTCAGTGAATTCGACTACCACGATTACCTTGATCATTTCTCCGAAGCGGTGGAGAAGTGGAGCTACATGAAGTTCCCCTTCCTCAAGGATCTCGGCCGGGAGAAGGGCTCCGTGCGGGTGGGTCCACTGGCGAGGATGAACATCACCAAATCGCTGTCGACGCCGCTCGCTGCCGAGGCGCTGGAACGCTTCCACGCCTACACCGGTGGTGCAGCGAACAACATGACTCTGCACACCAATTGGGCACGGACCATCGAGGTGCTCCATGCCGCCGAACTGATCGAAGGATTGCTGCACGATCCCGACCTGCAGCGCGACGATCTGCTCGTCACGCCGGCGGCCAGCGCGTGGGTGGGTGAGGGAGTGGGCGTCGTCGAAGCTCCTCGCGGCACGCTGCTGCATCACTACCGCGCCGGTGAAGAAGGTGACATCACTTTCGCCAACCTCATTGTGGCCACAACCCACAACAATGAGGTGCTCAATCGCACGGTGCGCTCGGTGGCCGACGACTACCTGGTGGGTCATGGCGAGATCACCGAAGGCATGATGAACGCCATCGAGGTCGGAATTCGCGCATTCGACCCCTGCCTGAGTTGCGCGACGCACGCCTTCGGGCAGATGCCGCTGATCGTGACGGTGCGTGATCCTTCTGGGACTGTGATCAACGAGCGGGTCCGGTCGTGA
- a CDS encoding IS110 family transposase, which translates to MALTLGIDVAVRAAHQATLARDGKTVWRGRKFLTRPDDLERVWADVGVEDPAELTVVLEPTRNAWIVVAEWFRRRGAKVVMVPTTQSADLRKYYSKHAKNDRIDSELLARLPLLHPEGLRPYTGQGPADPLRRLTKQRSTMVKRRTAVYARLDALIELLGPAWYAVLGSNYGNAALQFLAHYADPHAVIRLGQARLTRFLIARSRGNWREDHAAGLIAAAKETLALWNVDGTDGMNFAELAADIAHEAEQALFLTGQIKEIDERIANLYTDADPQGIVASAPGVGATISAVIAGRIGDPHRFTSLAAIRAYSGLVPKVSQSGVVKSESSITKAGDPLLREMLYTAADQARKTDPQFAAKYHRLMAGDRHHDSAICHLATMLITRIATCMRNDTPYQLRDVDGTAITESEGRAIVKERYQLDPRRRDHVRHKLMRDRRKKAGQESQESPGAPTSQPATHKPTTSPQVA; encoded by the coding sequence GTGGCATTGACGTTGGGAATCGACGTCGCGGTTCGGGCTGCGCACCAGGCGACCTTGGCCCGTGACGGGAAAACGGTGTGGCGGGGCCGCAAGTTCTTGACCCGCCCTGACGATCTGGAGCGGGTGTGGGCCGATGTGGGTGTCGAGGATCCGGCTGAGCTGACGGTGGTACTCGAGCCGACCAGAAACGCCTGGATCGTGGTTGCCGAGTGGTTTCGCCGGCGCGGCGCGAAGGTGGTGATGGTGCCGACCACGCAATCGGCGGACCTGCGCAAGTACTACTCCAAGCACGCAAAGAACGACCGAATCGACTCCGAGCTTTTGGCCCGGCTGCCGCTACTGCACCCGGAAGGATTGCGTCCCTACACCGGACAAGGCCCAGCTGACCCGTTGCGGCGGCTGACGAAGCAGCGTTCCACGATGGTCAAGCGCCGCACCGCGGTCTATGCCCGCCTCGACGCCCTCATCGAGCTACTGGGACCAGCCTGGTACGCGGTACTGGGCTCGAACTACGGCAACGCCGCGCTGCAGTTTCTGGCGCACTACGCCGATCCGCACGCCGTCATCCGGCTTGGCCAGGCCCGGCTGACCAGGTTCCTCATCGCCCGCTCGCGTGGCAATTGGCGTGAGGACCATGCCGCCGGACTGATCGCCGCGGCCAAGGAAACCCTCGCCCTGTGGAATGTTGACGGCACCGATGGAATGAACTTCGCCGAACTGGCTGCTGACATCGCCCACGAGGCCGAACAAGCGCTGTTCTTGACCGGCCAGATCAAAGAGATCGACGAACGGATCGCCAACCTCTACACCGACGCCGACCCGCAGGGCATCGTCGCGTCCGCACCCGGGGTCGGAGCCACCATCAGCGCGGTCATCGCCGGCCGGATCGGCGACCCACACCGGTTCACCTCCCTCGCGGCGATCCGCGCCTACTCCGGGCTGGTCCCGAAAGTCAGCCAATCTGGAGTGGTCAAGTCCGAGTCGTCGATCACCAAGGCTGGCGACCCGCTGCTACGCGAAATGCTTTACACCGCAGCCGATCAGGCACGCAAAACCGATCCCCAGTTCGCCGCGAAGTACCACCGCCTGATGGCCGGAGACCGCCACCACGACTCAGCGATCTGCCACCTCGCCACCATGCTGATCACCCGCATCGCCACCTGCATGCGCAACGACACGCCTTACCAGCTGCGCGATGTCGACGGCACCGCGATCACCGAATCCGAAGGCCGCGCCATCGTCAAAGAGCGCTACCAACTCGATCCGCGCCGACGCGACCACGTCCGCCACAAACTCATGCGCGACCGACGCAAAAAGGCGGGCCAGGAGTCACAGGAGTCGCCAGGCGCTCCAACATCCCAGCCCGCTACACACAAGCCTACGACGAGTCCTCAAGTAGCTTGA
- a CDS encoding NADP oxidoreductase, with protein MTDEMRSDELPTTPAGPALTADRDGKIDVAMISLCGCWGCTLSFLDMDERILPLLTTVTIHRSSLTDIKRITQRCAIGFIEGGVANEDNIETLQHFRENCDILISVGACAVWGGVPAMRNVFELKDCLAEAYLDSPTAVPGADRLIPCHPDIPRITTKVHPCHEVVHMDYFIPGCPPEADTIFAVLDDLIHGRPVALPRSLNHYD; from the coding sequence GTGACCGACGAGATGAGATCGGACGAATTGCCGACGACGCCAGCAGGTCCGGCGCTAACGGCGGACCGCGACGGCAAGATCGACGTGGCGATGATCAGCCTGTGCGGTTGCTGGGGCTGCACGTTGTCCTTCCTCGACATGGACGAACGGATACTCCCGCTGCTGACAACGGTCACCATTCACCGGTCGTCACTCACCGACATCAAGCGGATCACCCAGCGATGCGCGATCGGCTTCATCGAGGGCGGGGTCGCGAACGAGGACAACATCGAGACGTTGCAACACTTCCGGGAGAACTGCGACATCCTCATCTCGGTGGGCGCCTGCGCGGTGTGGGGTGGCGTGCCGGCGATGCGCAACGTCTTCGAGTTGAAGGACTGTCTGGCCGAGGCGTACCTCGATTCGCCGACCGCGGTACCGGGTGCCGATCGGCTCATCCCCTGTCACCCAGACATTCCCCGCATCACCACCAAGGTCCACCCCTGCCACGAAGTCGTCCATATGGACTACTTCATCCCTGGTTGTCCGCCGGAGGCCGACACGATCTTTGCGGTGCTCGACGACTTGATCCACGGGCGCCCGGTCGCGCTGCCGCGCTCGCTGAACCACTATGACTGA
- a CDS encoding hydrogenase maturation protease yields MNLDAFDDDACLIYGIGNVGRQDDGLGWAFVDWLEAHRRCGSAERQRSYQILLEDAELISTKRRVLFVDATKSDAVQSFTMYRAAPMMDFTFTSHAISIPAIMAACQLCFERVPEVYVLAIKGFEFELDIGLSPAAQRNLDDAAAYLSSVSSRHRDPHVERQHAP; encoded by the coding sequence GTGAACCTCGACGCATTCGACGACGACGCCTGTCTGATCTATGGGATCGGCAACGTGGGCAGGCAGGACGACGGGCTGGGTTGGGCTTTTGTCGATTGGCTCGAGGCACACCGCCGATGCGGGAGCGCGGAGAGACAGCGCAGCTATCAGATCCTGCTCGAGGACGCCGAGCTGATCAGTACCAAACGCCGGGTGTTGTTCGTCGACGCCACCAAAAGCGATGCGGTGCAGTCATTCACAATGTACCGCGCGGCGCCGATGATGGACTTCACCTTCACCTCACACGCCATTTCCATCCCCGCCATCATGGCGGCCTGCCAGCTGTGCTTCGAGCGCGTGCCCGAGGTGTACGTCCTGGCGATCAAGGGATTCGAGTTCGAACTCGACATCGGGTTGTCACCCGCGGCGCAACGGAATCTGGACGACGCGGCGGCGTATCTGTCGTCTGTCTCGTCGCGGCACAGGGATCCACACGTGGAGCGGCAACACGCGCCGTGA
- a CDS encoding NAD(P)H-dependent oxidoreductase subunit E: protein MAGPMNAQVETVLRRYGRDGTRLIDILWDIQRLFGHIPDEYLPQMAAALNRSPADIAETASFYHFFHTRPSGRHRIYLSNTVIAKMNGYQAVYDTLERETGVTFGAAAGMFGLFETPCIGLSDQEPAMLIDNVVFTRLTPETVVDVIAALKAGRTAAAIANPGGLPDDQVGYVDHLVESNVHTGGPVFFSGQADHQAVLKRCLGASPEETIATIAESGLRGYGGAGFRTGLKWQLCRDAPGDDKYVICNADEGEPGTFKDRALLTRSPKDVFLGMVIAAYAIGSRHGILYLRAEYIYLRNYLERQLQELRDNGLLGTTIGGQRGFDFEIRIQMGAGAYVCGEESALIESCEGKRGTPRLKPPYPIQQGYLGRPTCVNNVETFAAATRVTEEGAEWFRRMGTTESPGARLLSIAGDCGRPGVYEIEWGITLDEVLAMADARDARAVQISGPSGECLSVQADGRRRIAYEDIGCNGAVTVFDSSRDLLDCVKDYTRFFADESCGICVPCRAGTVDLHDKVGLVMAGNAVRRDLDEVTRWGALVRATSRCGLGATAANPILTSLEKFPDIYRSRLRTQESTLLPSFDLDGALAGYSAAQSELETGGTP from the coding sequence GACATCCAGCGTCTGTTCGGGCACATTCCCGACGAGTACCTGCCGCAGATGGCGGCCGCGCTGAATCGTTCTCCGGCGGACATCGCGGAGACTGCCTCCTTTTATCACTTCTTCCACACCAGGCCCTCGGGTCGGCACCGGATCTATCTGAGCAACACGGTCATCGCCAAGATGAACGGATATCAGGCGGTCTACGACACCCTCGAGCGGGAAACCGGAGTCACCTTCGGAGCCGCGGCGGGGATGTTCGGACTCTTCGAGACGCCGTGCATCGGCCTCAGCGACCAGGAACCGGCCATGCTGATCGACAACGTGGTCTTCACCCGGCTGACACCAGAGACGGTCGTCGACGTCATCGCTGCGTTGAAGGCCGGCAGAACCGCCGCGGCGATCGCGAACCCGGGCGGGTTGCCGGACGACCAGGTCGGCTACGTCGACCATCTGGTGGAGTCCAATGTCCACACCGGCGGGCCGGTGTTCTTCAGCGGGCAGGCCGATCACCAGGCGGTGCTCAAGCGGTGCCTCGGGGCGTCACCCGAGGAGACGATCGCCACGATCGCCGAGTCCGGTCTGCGCGGGTACGGCGGCGCAGGGTTCCGCACCGGGCTGAAGTGGCAGCTGTGCCGCGACGCACCGGGTGACGACAAGTACGTCATCTGCAACGCCGATGAGGGTGAGCCCGGCACCTTCAAGGACCGTGCGCTGCTGACCCGCTCACCCAAGGATGTCTTCCTCGGCATGGTCATCGCCGCCTACGCCATCGGCAGCAGGCACGGAATCCTCTACCTCCGTGCCGAATACATCTACCTGAGGAACTACCTGGAACGTCAACTCCAGGAACTCCGCGACAACGGACTGCTGGGCACCACCATCGGCGGGCAGCGGGGATTCGATTTCGAGATCCGTATCCAGATGGGGGCAGGCGCGTATGTCTGCGGCGAAGAATCCGCGCTCATCGAGTCCTGCGAAGGAAAACGGGGCACTCCTCGGCTGAAACCGCCCTACCCGATCCAGCAGGGCTATCTCGGTAGGCCCACCTGCGTGAACAACGTCGAAACCTTCGCTGCGGCAACGCGGGTGACAGAAGAGGGCGCCGAATGGTTCCGCCGCATGGGCACCACCGAATCGCCGGGAGCCCGTCTGCTGAGCATCGCCGGTGACTGCGGTCGGCCCGGCGTCTACGAGATCGAGTGGGGGATCACCCTCGACGAGGTCCTCGCCATGGCCGACGCCCGGGACGCTCGGGCCGTGCAGATCAGCGGACCGTCGGGGGAGTGTCTGTCGGTGCAGGCGGACGGTCGACGCCGGATCGCCTACGAGGACATCGGATGCAATGGCGCCGTCACCGTCTTCGACTCGAGCCGTGACCTGCTGGACTGTGTCAAGGACTACACCCGGTTCTTCGCCGACGAGTCGTGTGGCATCTGCGTGCCCTGCCGGGCAGGCACCGTCGATCTTCACGACAAGGTGGGACTCGTCATGGCCGGCAACGCCGTCCGCAGGGACCTCGACGAGGTGACCCGGTGGGGTGCACTGGTACGGGCGACCAGCCGGTGCGGTCTCGGGGCCACCGCGGCCAACCCGATCCTGACGAGCCTGGAGAAGTTCCCCGACATCTACCGGAGCAGGCTGCGCACCCAGGAATCCACCCTGTTGCCGTCCTTCGATCTGGATGGGGCCCTCGCCGGATACAGTGCGGCACAATCCGAACTGGAGACAGGCGGGACGCCATGA